A section of the Campylobacter lanienae NCTC 13004 genome encodes:
- a CDS encoding ammonium transporter has protein sequence MDAINTLFIMLCSLLVLLMTPSLAMFYSGLVQAKNALNTIMNCFIVFGLVSFTWIFVGFSLAYEGDYLGIIGDLSAAFLNGVNGVNANGVPQLLNVIYQMMFALIASAVITGSLVGRVKLSVLAIFLIFWSILVYAILAHMIWDEQGFLLTRGGLDFAGGGVVHISAGTAGLIGVLMVGARKEIAHISEQAHSIPYAFLGGILLFIGWLGFNSGSAGKVDEIAVNAFIVTIISASSGYIAWIFMEILNKQKPSILGSLSGLVAGLVGITPGCGYVGIAASIIIGASTAIVCFWGLIVIKYKLKLDDSLDAFSLHGFGGIWGALCVGLFATKEINPSIEFEGLFVSFNPHLLLEQIMGVVVCFGISAIISFVIFKVISYFTPLRVDSEHESLGLDASLHGESAYKR, from the coding sequence ATGGATGCGATAAACACCCTATTTATAATGCTTTGTTCGCTATTGGTTTTGCTAATGACTCCATCACTAGCAATGTTTTATTCTGGGCTAGTTCAGGCTAAAAACGCATTAAATACTATAATGAATTGCTTCATAGTCTTTGGATTAGTATCATTTACTTGGATATTTGTTGGCTTTTCATTAGCTTATGAGGGTGACTACCTTGGTATTATAGGTGATCTTTCGGCTGCTTTTTTAAATGGCGTTAATGGCGTAAATGCCAATGGAGTCCCGCAACTTCTAAATGTGATATATCAAATGATGTTTGCCCTAATAGCAAGTGCTGTTATCACAGGATCGCTTGTTGGGCGTGTAAAGCTTAGTGTTTTAGCGATATTTTTGATCTTTTGGAGTATTTTGGTCTATGCTATTTTGGCTCATATGATCTGGGATGAGCAAGGATTTTTACTAACTCGTGGTGGGCTAGATTTCGCTGGTGGCGGTGTCGTTCATATCAGTGCGGGGACAGCTGGGTTAATCGGCGTTTTGATGGTGGGTGCTAGAAAAGAGATAGCACATATCAGTGAGCAAGCCCACTCTATACCTTATGCCTTTTTAGGTGGTATTTTGCTATTTATAGGTTGGTTAGGATTTAACTCAGGTAGCGCTGGAAAGGTAGATGAAATCGCCGTAAATGCCTTTATAGTTACTATTATTTCAGCTTCTAGTGGATATATAGCTTGGATATTTATGGAAATTTTAAACAAACAAAAACCTAGCATATTAGGCTCTTTAAGTGGCTTAGTAGCTGGACTTGTAGGTATCACACCAGGTTGCGGATATGTAGGCATAGCAGCTAGTATAATAATCGGCGCTAGCACAGCTATTGTCTGTTTTTGGGGATTGATAGTTATCAAATACAAGCTCAAACTAGATGACTCATTAGACGCCTTTTCACTGCATGGATTTGGCGGTATATGGGGCGCTTTATGTGTGGGGCTATTTGCTACTAAGGAGATAAATCCTAGCATTGAATTTGAAGGATTATTTGTAAGCTTTAATCCGCATTTGCTTTTAGAGCAGATTATGGGAGTTGTGGTTTGCTTTGGGATTTCGGCTATTATAAGCTTTGTGATATTTAAGGTTATATCATATTTTACCCCGCTTCGTGTAGATAGTGAGCATGAGAGCCTAGGTCTAGATGCTAGCCTACACGGCGAGAGCGCTTATAAAAGATAA
- a CDS encoding phage integrase central domain-containing protein: protein MANISKACLSDKDIELLEIRDKRYFAVVGNPKELEIYINPKGSKVFSITIYDKYGKKHKYKLEEFRVGIYNVLKARRDAIKLLNKFDELGKDFNLLNGVKKHTYKELFIKYMDKKIKIDGVSKDYAKRITLVHEKYIIPAIGNKNIKEIKYEDLVEILNNIFNPNNPNKSRLETIYRLISVMKNVFAIAIKSRYISYDPTFGLRDEYPSLASFYLKNNIDSRLPSLIDLDLYFN from the coding sequence ATGGCTAATATTTCAAAGGCTTGTTTGAGCGATAAGGATATCGAGCTTTTAGAGATAAGAGATAAAAGATATTTTGCTGTCGTGGGAAATCCTAAGGAGCTTGAAATTTATATTAATCCTAAAGGAAGCAAGGTTTTTTCAATTACTATTTATGACAAATATGGCAAAAAACATAAATACAAATTAGAAGAGTTTAGAGTTGGAATTTATAATGTGCTTAAGGCTAGGAGAGATGCCATTAAGCTACTAAATAAATTTGATGAGTTAGGAAAGGATTTTAATCTATTAAATGGAGTTAAAAAGCATACATATAAAGAGCTATTTATAAAGTATATGGATAAAAAAATTAAGATAGATGGCGTCAGTAAAGATTATGCTAAAAGAATAACCTTAGTACACGAAAAATACATAATTCCAGCAATTGGAAATAAAAATATCAAAGAGATTAAATATGAAGATTTGGTTGAGATATTAAACAATATTTTTAATCCTAATAATCCTAATAAAAGCAGATTAGAAACTATTTATAGACTTATTTCTGTTATGAAAAATGTATTTGCAATCGCTATAAAAAGCAGATATATCAGTTATGATCCAACTTTTGGACTAAGAGACGAATATCCTAGCTTGGCTAGTTTTTATCTAAAAAATAATATAGATAGTAGATTACCATCTTTAATAGATTTAGACTTGTATTTTAATTGA
- the mrdA gene encoding penicillin-binding protein 2, with amino-acid sequence MRMTIVYGVITFVWIILLTRVYYLSIKSNEYYEQIAEKNAIKTEYIAPVRGQILDRNGKPLAVNKLGFEISIKPHLRRNIDILDEEIEFIISVFPDLNATKLKREYIKNDSPYFQDFVNIVNFLDYDRVLPHFARLNLRDNIDVRPVSIRHYPFGDLASHVIGYVGRANLKDIEINPISKLTNYTGRSGVERYYNEILQGVEGQKITKVTALNKIVEEVGYIKPSSIDIALTIDLELQKYLYEAFDRPAGAVIVMDALDGSILAAASLPEYDLNQFVTGISQSDWNEMMNSPEHPFTNKLVNALYPPGSVVKMAMGMAFFESGKISPTTKLLCDPYFELGDRKFRNWKNYGSEMMTIVEALRDSCDTYFYRGAYNVGIDIMAPVLRRYGFGVKTGVDLPNEYIGIVPDIQWKKNRLNQPWYQGDTINTSIGQGSFLATPMQVARDTAIFAMGYDVTPHFLSSINNLKQDWVGSDILSQKEKSALKYIREGMHAVANIPGGTGFRVLSPSKVTIAAKSGTAQVVGISQEDKERIKEANMEYYERSHAWMTGYAPYENPRYVVTVLVEHGASGGGAAGPILARIFDKLADMGYIDEKYHKKRK; translated from the coding sequence ATGAGAATGACTATTGTCTATGGAGTTATAACCTTTGTTTGGATTATTTTGCTTACTAGGGTGTATTATTTAAGTATTAAATCAAATGAATATTATGAGCAAATCGCTGAAAAAAACGCTATAAAAACAGAATATATAGCACCAGTTAGGGGGCAAATTTTAGATAGAAATGGCAAGCCACTAGCTGTTAATAAACTTGGATTTGAGATATCGATTAAGCCTCATCTTAGGCGAAATATTGATATTTTAGATGAAGAGATAGAGTTTATAATATCAGTTTTCCCAGATTTAAATGCTACTAAACTCAAAAGAGAGTATATCAAAAATGACTCGCCATACTTTCAAGATTTTGTAAATATTGTGAATTTTTTGGATTATGATAGGGTGTTGCCACATTTTGCTAGGCTGAATTTGCGTGATAATATAGATGTAAGGCCAGTATCCATACGCCACTATCCATTTGGGGATTTAGCTAGCCATGTTATTGGCTATGTAGGTAGAGCGAATTTAAAAGATATAGAGATAAATCCTATATCTAAGCTTACAAATTATACAGGTAGAAGTGGAGTAGAGCGGTATTATAATGAAATTTTACAAGGCGTAGAAGGTCAAAAAATCACCAAAGTAACCGCTCTAAATAAGATAGTAGAAGAAGTAGGATATATCAAGCCAAGTAGTATTGATATCGCTCTTACTATAGATTTGGAGTTGCAAAAATATCTATATGAGGCTTTCGATAGACCAGCAGGTGCGGTGATCGTGATGGATGCTTTGGATGGGTCTATTTTGGCTGCGGCTAGTCTGCCTGAGTATGATCTAAATCAGTTTGTAACAGGAATTAGCCAAAGCGATTGGAATGAGATGATGAATAGCCCAGAGCATCCATTTACAAATAAGCTAGTAAATGCCCTTTATCCACCAGGAAGTGTCGTGAAAATGGCAATGGGGATGGCGTTTTTCGAAAGTGGCAAGATATCGCCTACTACGAAGTTGCTTTGTGATCCATATTTTGAATTAGGTGATAGAAAATTTAGAAATTGGAAAAATTATGGCTCTGAGATGATGACTATAGTAGAGGCGTTGCGTGATAGCTGTGATACATATTTTTATAGGGGAGCTTATAATGTCGGTATAGATATTATGGCGCCTGTGCTTAGGCGATATGGTTTTGGGGTTAAAACAGGCGTGGATTTACCAAATGAATATATCGGCATAGTCCCTGATATCCAGTGGAAAAAAAATAGATTAAATCAACCTTGGTATCAAGGCGATACCATAAATACAAGCATAGGTCAAGGTAGCTTCTTAGCTACACCAATGCAAGTAGCTAGAGATACGGCGATATTTGCTATGGGATATGATGTTACACCGCATTTTCTTAGTAGTATTAATAACCTTAAACAAGATTGGGTAGGCAGTGATATTCTTAGCCAAAAGGAAAAATCAGCCTTAAAATATATAAGAGAAGGGATGCATGCTGTGGCTAATATCCCAGGTGGAACGGGCTTTAGGGTATTAAGCCCTTCGAAAGTAACAATCGCAGCCAAATCCGGAACCGCTCAAGTCGTAGGAATTAGTCAAGAGGATAAAGAGAGAATCAAAGAGGCTAACATGGAGTATTATGAGCGATCACACGCTTGGATGACGGGGTATGCACCGTATGAAAATCCTAGATATGTTGTAACTGTATTAGTAGAGCACGGCGCAAGCGGTGGTGGCGCAGCTGGGCCGATACTAGCTAGGATATTTGACAAGCTAGCTGATATGGGCTATATAGATGAGAAATATCACAAAAAACGCAAATAA
- a CDS encoding N-acetyltransferase: MIEYKKARLKDIKNMQILVRPEVENGVILPRSDDEIATNIRSYTLAFDGDRLVGYSALHIHASNLAEVRSLIVDFDYRGKGVGSGLVNALLDEAKKLEITQVFTLTYRSGFFKNLGFIEISKEKLPAQKIWADCIKCKHFPICNEIALIRNL, encoded by the coding sequence ATGATAGAGTATAAAAAAGCAAGATTAAAAGATATAAAAAATATGCAAATTTTAGTCCGCCCAGAGGTAGAAAATGGCGTAATTTTGCCTAGAAGTGATGATGAGATAGCTACAAATATCCGCTCATATACACTCGCATTTGATGGTGATAGACTAGTTGGCTATAGTGCGCTTCATATACATGCTTCGAATTTAGCTGAGGTTAGAAGCTTGATAGTGGATTTTGATTATAGGGGCAAAGGAGTTGGAAGTGGGCTAGTAAATGCCCTTTTAGATGAGGCTAAAAAGCTTGAGATAACGCAGGTTTTTACCCTTACTTATAGGAGTGGATTTTTTAAGAATTTGGGATTTATAGAAATTTCGAAAGAGAAGTTACCAGCACAAAAAATTTGGGCTGATTGTATCAAATGTAAGCACTTTCCGATATGCAACGAAATAGCCTTAATCCGCAATCTCTAA
- the yihA gene encoding ribosome biogenesis GTP-binding protein YihA/YsxC produces MRIISAKFLLSAQGIDDSPEFGISEVAFLGRSNVGKSSIINALTNHNGLAKSSSTPGKTQLINYFEVIIDNDGEKIPLIFVDLPGFGYAKVSKSMQNAWQQNLDKYLRERLSIKAFVHLIDSRHAQLKKDENLGLYLDEFIRADQSVLNIYTKSDKLNQSQKSQVLKIDPTAILVSSSKKTGIDKATKAIYNAVFGVKNDRV; encoded by the coding sequence ATGAGAATTATTAGTGCTAAATTTTTGCTATCGGCTCAAGGGATTGATGATTCGCCGGAATTTGGCATTAGTGAAGTGGCGTTTTTGGGGCGTAGCAATGTCGGCAAAAGCTCTATTATCAATGCCTTAACCAACCATAATGGCCTAGCCAAATCTAGCTCAACTCCAGGCAAAACTCAGCTGATAAACTACTTTGAAGTAATCATAGATAATGATGGTGAGAAAATTCCACTTATATTTGTAGATCTTCCAGGATTTGGCTATGCTAAGGTGAGTAAAAGCATGCAAAATGCTTGGCAACAAAATTTAGATAAATATCTTAGGGAAAGGCTTAGTATTAAGGCTTTTGTGCATTTGATAGATTCTAGGCATGCTCAGCTGAAAAAAGATGAAAATTTGGGGTTGTATTTAGATGAGTTTATCAGAGCTGATCAAAGTGTATTAAATATATACACAAAATCAGATAAGCTAAATCAAAGCCAAAAATCACAAGTTTTAAAGATTGACCCAACTGCTATTTTGGTTTCTAGCAGTAAAAAAACAGGCATAGATAAAGCCACAAAAGCTATATATAACGCAGTATTTGGTGTAAAAAATGATAGAGTATAA
- a CDS encoding LptA/OstA family protein has product MVLQIVRTFVVVVTMFSILNANQIEVIADNFYANEKAGFGELVGNVLIKKGKSDTLKANRVKIYFDNNRQPYKYEAIDDAKFAILLNGKNYNGSGNLLTYEPKTQIYTLKGNAFLHEIDSDKKVFGDEIIVDQLKGIYNVKSKNKEPVKFIFQVDER; this is encoded by the coding sequence TTGGTTTTACAAATAGTTAGAACTTTTGTAGTTGTGGTGACTATGTTTAGTATATTAAACGCAAATCAAATAGAGGTTATCGCTGATAATTTTTATGCTAATGAGAAGGCTGGATTTGGCGAGCTCGTGGGTAATGTGCTGATAAAAAAGGGCAAAAGCGATACTCTAAAAGCAAATAGAGTTAAAATATATTTTGATAACAATCGCCAACCATATAAATATGAGGCCATTGATGATGCTAAATTCGCTATATTATTAAATGGTAAAAATTATAATGGTAGTGGCAACTTGCTAACATACGAGCCAAAAACGCAAATTTATACCCTAAAAGGTAATGCCTTTTTACATGAGATTGATAGTGATAAAAAGGTATTTGGCGATGAGATTATAGTTGATCAATTAAAGGGAATTTATAATGTCAAAAGCAAAAATAAAGAGCCGGTTAAATTTATATTTCAGGTAGATGAGAGATGA
- a CDS encoding KdsC family phosphatase, whose protein sequence is MIEIIFLDVDGCLSDGGIYKTNSGDELKRFDVKDGFAIQQWNRMGKISAIITGKSSQIVADRAKELEIKYCFQGVSDKLSKAKEILALEGLSLDNAAAIGDDYNDIKLLKSVALSFVPNDAFEALNPDIKLTKNGGYGAVREMIEIIIDRENLRSEWVGRWL, encoded by the coding sequence ATGATAGAGATTATATTTTTAGATGTTGATGGGTGCCTTAGTGATGGTGGAATTTATAAAACCAATTCCGGTGATGAGCTTAAAAGATTTGATGTCAAAGATGGGTTTGCTATCCAGCAGTGGAATCGCATGGGTAAAATCTCAGCTATAATCACCGGTAAAAGCTCTCAAATAGTAGCCGATAGAGCTAAAGAGCTAGAGATCAAATACTGCTTTCAAGGCGTTAGCGATAAACTATCTAAGGCTAAAGAGATTTTGGCCTTAGAAGGACTTAGCTTGGATAATGCTGCTGCTATAGGTGATGACTATAATGATATTAAGCTTTTAAAAAGCGTAGCTCTTAGCTTTGTTCCTAATGATGCGTTTGAAGCTTTAAATCCAGATATAAAACTAACCAAAAATGGCGGTTATGGCGCCGTTAGAGAGATGATAGAGATTATCATTGATAGAGAAAATTTGCGTAGTGAGTGGGTAGGGCGTTGGCTATAA
- the hisB gene encoding imidazoleglycerol-phosphate dehydratase HisB, producing MIKKHRKTKETDITLELEIYGSGNSDISTGIGFFDHMLNALAKHSLMDIKLHCNGDLHIDDHHSVEDCAIVLGQGLKEALYPLGSVERYGNSVVVMDEAAVECALDLSNRAFLIYESKMNPKIGNFDSELVEEFFRALAMNANITLHLIKQRGTNSHHIAEATFKAFAVAFRRAVAKNDRIGIPSTKGVL from the coding sequence ATGATTAAAAAGCATAGAAAAACAAAAGAGACAGATATCACCTTAGAGCTTGAAATTTATGGTAGTGGAAATAGCGATATAAGCACTGGAATTGGCTTTTTTGACCATATGCTTAATGCCCTTGCTAAACACTCGCTAATGGATATTAAACTTCATTGTAATGGTGATTTACATATTGATGATCACCATAGTGTAGAAGATTGTGCTATCGTTTTGGGTCAAGGCCTAAAAGAGGCATTATATCCGCTTGGTAGTGTAGAGAGATATGGTAATAGCGTTGTGGTGATGGATGAAGCGGCGGTGGAGTGTGCCTTGGATCTATCTAATAGAGCGTTTTTAATTTATGAGTCTAAGATGAATCCAAAAATAGGCAATTTTGATAGTGAGCTTGTGGAGGAGTTTTTTAGAGCTTTGGCTATGAATGCCAATATAACCTTACATTTAATAAAGCAAAGAGGCACCAACTCTCATCACATAGCTGAAGCGACATTTAAAGCCTTTGCTGTAGCCTTTCGTAGAGCCGTAGCTAAAAATGATAGAATCGGAATCCCAAGCACTAAAGGGGTCTTATGA
- a CDS encoding septal ring lytic transglycosylase RlpA family protein, producing MLYRIKIPLIALIALVFAGCSTTSIPYYSSSDFQSTPNTSQSSQEATMRPYTINGKTYYPTVVEVGDSATGIASWYGPNFHGKKTSNGETYNMNSLTAAHKTLPMNTMVKVTSLKNGKTTIVRINDRGPFVAGRIIDLSKAAATEISMIADGTAPVRLEVIGFYGQIETPANKTTKTHTYTGGNFMVQIGAFRRLEGANTYKTQFDNTNGIYKTAVREYTLNNEPIYRVFLTGFRSEAEARDFISSGQFKGAFIARD from the coding sequence TTGTTATACCGCATTAAAATACCATTAATCGCTTTAATAGCGTTAGTTTTTGCTGGTTGTTCTACAACTAGCATTCCATACTACTCAAGCTCGGACTTTCAAAGCACACCAAATACTAGCCAAAGTAGCCAAGAAGCCACGATGAGACCATACACTATCAATGGCAAAACATACTATCCAACAGTAGTTGAAGTAGGCGATAGTGCCACAGGGATAGCAAGTTGGTATGGGCCAAATTTTCATGGTAAAAAGACAAGCAATGGAGAGACTTATAATATGAATTCTCTCACCGCAGCTCACAAAACTCTTCCGATGAATACTATGGTTAAGGTTACAAGCCTAAAAAATGGTAAAACCACAATAGTAAGAATTAACGATAGAGGGCCTTTTGTAGCAGGACGCATTATAGACTTATCAAAAGCAGCCGCTACAGAAATTAGCATGATAGCTGATGGGACGGCACCTGTTAGACTTGAAGTTATCGGATTTTATGGGCAGATTGAAACGCCAGCAAATAAAACTACCAAAACTCACACATACACAGGTGGTAATTTCATGGTACAAATCGGTGCATTTAGACGCTTAGAAGGAGCCAATACCTATAAAACTCAATTTGATAATACAAATGGAATTTACAAAACCGCAGTTCGTGAATATACTTTAAATAATGAGCCTATTTATAGGGTATTTTTAACCGGCTTTAGAAGTGAAGCTGAGGCTCGTGATTTTATATCTAGTGGTCAATTTAAAGGTGCGTTTATAGCTAGAGATTAG
- a CDS encoding lytic transglycosylase domain-containing protein, whose amino-acid sequence MRVLLIGLFIVFTCNYAFGFMASNDNFQKEIRILKELDIDPRYINDEHLWQLKNSRINVTKQEFINTITKEYKHAAIIKDVLKQRGAPNSLLYLAIVESKLSNRATSGAKAAGIWQFIPSTAKLHNLNVDKYVDERRDPIQATHAAIDYLERLKERFGKWYLAILAYNAGEGKLSRAIKDAGSDDIKTLLDPERKYLSLETRNYLRKIIMMAYVANDSDFLISKDSSMLNSATYIGIEKMEIPGGISLLDIASTIGFSVEKLSKYNTHLRYSFTPPDREKYYIYIPTIKKEEFVANYKVSQKTKIYNTKKGDTFDIIAKKLDIKASDIKKYNNIDKIQSNYKLALPSNAKTIYEYQVKKGDTLGAISRKFGVEVADIIKANSKTNMKLAIGENLVIPH is encoded by the coding sequence ATGAGAGTATTATTAATAGGTTTATTTATAGTTTTTACCTGTAATTATGCATTTGGATTTATGGCTTCAAATGATAATTTTCAAAAAGAGATTAGGATATTAAAAGAGCTTGATATAGATCCAAGATATATCAATGATGAGCATTTATGGCAGCTAAAAAATAGCAGAATCAATGTAACAAAACAAGAATTTATAAACACAATAACAAAAGAGTATAAACACGCCGCTATAATCAAAGATGTATTAAAGCAAAGAGGCGCTCCAAATTCCTTATTATACCTTGCTATTGTAGAGTCTAAACTATCTAATAGAGCTACCAGCGGAGCTAAAGCGGCTGGAATTTGGCAATTTATCCCAAGCACCGCTAAATTACATAATCTAAATGTTGATAAATATGTAGATGAGAGGCGAGATCCAATTCAAGCGACGCACGCTGCGATTGATTATTTAGAGAGATTAAAAGAGAGATTTGGGAAGTGGTATTTGGCAATTTTAGCCTATAATGCCGGTGAGGGCAAGCTAAGTAGAGCCATCAAAGATGCCGGTAGCGATGATATCAAGACGCTACTTGATCCAGAGCGTAAATATCTCTCATTGGAGACTAGAAACTACCTTCGCAAAATTATAATGATGGCGTATGTAGCAAATGATAGCGATTTTTTGATCTCAAAAGATAGCTCAATGCTGAATTCAGCCACATACATAGGTATAGAAAAAATGGAGATTCCAGGCGGGATTAGCCTACTAGACATAGCATCTACCATAGGATTTAGCGTAGAGAAATTAAGCAAATATAATACGCATTTAAGATATAGCTTCACTCCACCAGATAGAGAAAAATACTATATCTATATTCCGACAATCAAAAAAGAGGAGTTTGTAGCCAACTATAAAGTTAGTCAAAAAACTAAAATTTATAATACCAAAAAGGGCGATACATTTGATATAATCGCTAAAAAATTAGATATCAAAGCAAGTGATATAAAAAAATATAATAATATAGATAAAATTCAATCAAATTATAAACTAGCACTCCCATCAAATGCTAAGACAATTTATGAATATCAAGTCAAAAAAGGGGATACGCTAGGTGCTATATCACGCAAATTTGGCGTGGAAGTAGCAGATATAATCAAAGCCAATAGTAAAACAAATATGAAATTAGCAATAGGAGAAAATCTTGTTATACCGCATTAA
- a CDS encoding TatD family hydrolase, with amino-acid sequence MIIDTHCHLDDTRYDDDINSVIKNALDNKVDKIIIPGADINDLPKAAKIANLNSNIYFAAGVHPYEIDGYDESVIRKFAKDPKCVAIGECGLDYFRLPDDNVDEYKSKQKDIFISQIKLAIELNLPLIIHIRDANEDSLKILKEYENKLVGGVLHCFNASPILLELSSKFYYGIGGVLTFKNAKKLVEILPKIPLNRLLIETDAPYLTPEPHRGKRNEPAFTTFVADKMSDILGMSRDEIEDLTTQNASRLFGI; translated from the coding sequence ATGATTATAGATACACATTGTCATTTAGATGATACTAGATATGATGATGATATAAATAGCGTTATAAAAAATGCTTTGGATAATAAAGTAGATAAGATTATCATCCCCGGAGCCGATATAAACGACTTGCCAAAGGCTGCTAAGATAGCGAATTTAAACTCAAATATCTATTTCGCAGCTGGAGTCCATCCATATGAGATAGATGGATATGATGAGAGCGTGATTCGCAAATTTGCTAAAGATCCAAAATGCGTGGCTATCGGTGAGTGTGGGCTTGATTATTTTAGACTTCCTGATGATAATGTAGATGAGTATAAAAGCAAACAAAAAGATATTTTTATTAGTCAAATCAAGCTTGCTATTGAGTTAAATTTGCCTTTGATTATCCATATTAGAGATGCTAATGAAGATAGCTTGAAGATATTAAAAGAGTATGAAAATAAGCTAGTTGGTGGTGTTTTGCACTGCTTTAATGCTAGTCCTATTTTGCTTGAGCTTAGTAGTAAATTTTATTATGGGATTGGTGGAGTTTTGACATTTAAAAATGCTAAAAAGCTAGTTGAGATTTTACCTAAAATTCCATTAAATAGGCTATTGATCGAAACTGATGCTCCATATCTTACCCCTGAACCACATAGAGGCAAGAGAAATGAGCCAGCATTTACTACCTTTGTAGCTGATAAAATGAGCGATATTTTGGGTATGAGTAGAGATGAGATTGAAGACTTAACTACGCAAAACGCAAGTAGACTATTTGGAATTTAA
- a CDS encoding response regulator: MRERVLIVEDNKSLAKLIAKKMNANVDMDIVVAHSYADAINIIEDNDDFFIALLDLNLPDAPDGEIVDYVLSKNILAIILTGSVDENLKKIFTQKNIVDYVLKDSLDAINYIFDTINRLCKNRNYKVMIVEPSMSVRNQLKEILNSQLYKVFTAAHGEEALNYLEDNPDIKLVLTAYNMPVIDGFELMRQIRQTKDKNHLGLIAVASSDSDVAAKFLKNGANDFISVPFSKEEIIYRVDSNLKAMQDENDIQMYKKYDPLTKLFNRRYFFAYAKSLAAKNSEFAIAILDIDGLRKINAEFGFELCDRVIIHVASILKNDLKGVVIARLSGGEFGVILDKISFDDTIKIMAQIRSKIANLTIASSITTTISVGICNFDGDIKFDYAIMNGYKALEKAKKSGKNRIEIL; encoded by the coding sequence ATGCGTGAGAGGGTTCTTATAGTTGAGGATAATAAATCCTTAGCCAAACTAATAGCTAAAAAGATGAATGCTAATGTAGATATGGATATTGTAGTAGCACACAGTTATGCTGATGCGATAAATATTATTGAAGATAATGATGATTTTTTTATCGCTTTATTGGATCTAAATTTACCTGATGCGCCAGATGGGGAGATTGTAGATTATGTCTTATCTAAAAATATTTTAGCCATTATCCTTACTGGTAGCGTAGATGAGAATTTAAAAAAAATCTTTACTCAAAAAAATATAGTTGATTATGTATTAAAAGATAGCTTAGATGCTATTAATTATATATTTGATACCATAAATAGACTATGTAAAAACCGCAATTATAAAGTTATGATAGTTGAGCCTTCTATGAGTGTTAGAAATCAGTTAAAAGAGATCTTAAATTCGCAACTTTATAAAGTCTTTACCGCAGCTCATGGCGAAGAGGCTCTAAACTATTTAGAAGATAATCCAGATATTAAGCTAGTTTTGACAGCTTATAATATGCCAGTGATTGATGGCTTTGAATTGATGCGTCAAATTCGCCAAACAAAGGATAAAAATCATCTAGGCTTAATCGCAGTAGCTAGTAGCGATAGCGATGTTGCGGCGAAATTTTTGAAAAATGGAGCAAATGATTTCATATCAGTGCCATTTAGTAAAGAAGAGATCATATATAGAGTTGATAGCAATCTAAAAGCTATGCAAGATGAAAACGATATCCAAATGTATAAAAAATATGACCCATTAACCAAGCTATTTAATAGAAGATATTTCTTTGCTTATGCTAAGAGCTTAGCGGCTAAAAATAGCGAATTTGCTATTGCTATTTTGGATATAGATGGTTTAAGAAAGATTAATGCTGAGTTTGGATTTGAGCTTTGTGATAGGGTGATAATACATGTTGCTTCAATCTTAAAAAATGATCTAAAAGGCGTGGTTATAGCTAGATTAAGCGGTGGCGAATTTGGAGTTATCTTAGATAAAATTAGCTTTGATGATACTATAAAGATTATGGCTCAAATCAGATCAAAGATAGCCAATCTCACTATCGCTTCATCTATAACTACTACTATTTCGGTTGGGATTTGTAATTTTGATGGTGATATCAAATTTGACTACGCCATTATGAATGGTTATAAAGCCTTAGAAAAAGCTAAAAAAAGCGGTAAAAATAGGATAGAGATATTATGA